GGGTTGTGCTGTTGTGGACACTGGATCCTGCTGAGCGTGATGCCTTTTTAGCTAATGAAGCCACTAAGAAGTTGACTTTCAGTCATTGGGTCCTTTTGGAAATTGCTACCACTAGATCTTCAATTGATCTCCTCAAAGCTAAGCAAGCATATCAATCCCGCTTCAAAAAGTCTATAGAAGAAGATGTTGCCTATTATACTTCTGGGGACATACGCAAGGTCAAACGTTAACTTTCCAATGTAGTGTTTATCTCTTGATAGGAAAAGTTGCCTCTGGTAGATGTTGTTTCTTCATCAATTagttttttccaaaataaataagccttttgtatttttaaaaagagaacCTTTGTTTAGGAAATGTGTTCCCAGATTTTCGTCGAAATAATGAGTACGTGCCCCTTTAGAATATGGATATAACCATTCAgttgaattgttttatttaaaagctAATCCCCATTTTTGTTCTATGCATTACTATGCCATGTCTAAGATGCGTGTTTTGTTCGAACTTGTTTTATGGCAAAGATAACTTTTTCTACGTTACTTAGCGAAACTTTGTTTTTGATAATAACAGCTATTGGTTCCTCTTGTGAGCACATACCGTTATGAGGGGGAGGAGGTGAGCATGACACTGGCAAAATCTGAGGCTAAACTGCTTCACGAGAAGATTGCAAAGAAGGCCTACAATGATGAAGAACTGATCAGGATTTTGTCAACAAGGAGTAGAGCACAGTTAGCAGCAACTCTGAATCACTACAAAGATGAGTTCGGGAATGCCATAAACAAGGTATAGACGACCTGGCCTAGTATGAATCACTTCTAGTATCAACTGCAATGCTGAACTTTTGTTGTCAACAATGTTACTTTCACTTTAAGAAACATGATTTCctgttataattttatgtagTAATGAATCGATTGTTAGATTTATTAAGAAAGGCATTGTTAAATTTATCAAAGGAGAGGTCACTAGAGATCTACAACACTAATGAGATCTGAACTCAATCATTCTGGGATTacttcaaaacgaaaatatatAAAGACAAGATAAAAATTATCGTTAAGTGATTATTATAAGATTAATCAGTGGCTTGTTGTTGAACTAACAATTGGCTTATGTATGCAGGATCTGAAAACTGATCCAAAAGATGAATATCTGAAATTATTGAGGGCTGCCATTAAGTGTTTGACATTTCCTGAGAAATATTTTGCCAAAGTCTTGAGGCTTGCTATAAACAAACTGGGAACTGATGAATGGGCCCTTACTAGAGTGGTGGCAACCAGAGCCGAGGTTGATTTGCAGCGAGTTGGTGAGGAATACCAAAGAAGAAATAGCATTCCTTTGGACCGTGCAA
This genomic stretch from Vigna radiata var. radiata cultivar VC1973A chromosome 7, Vradiata_ver6, whole genome shotgun sequence harbors:
- the LOC106766782 gene encoding annexin D2, yielding MATLKVPPNSPAPSEDSEQLRKAFQGWGTNEALIISILAHRNAVQRKLIREAYNVAYGEDLLKDLDKELSSDFERVVLLWTLDPAERDAFLANEATKKLTFSHWVLLEIATTRSSIDLLKAKQAYQSRFKKSIEEDVAYYTSGDIRKLLVPLVSTYRYEGEEVSMTLAKSEAKLLHEKIAKKAYNDEELIRILSTRSRAQLAATLNHYKDEFGNAINKDLKTDPKDEYLKLLRAAIKCLTFPEKYFAKVLRLAINKLGTDEWALTRVVATRAEVDLQRVGEEYQRRNSIPLDRAIANDTSGDYEKFLLALAGHDN